One Sediminicola sp. YIK13 DNA segment encodes these proteins:
- a CDS encoding MarR family winged helix-turn-helix transcriptional regulator has protein sequence MENDFLMEIGVSGLTSRLKRLSDSLLYSTRDFYNSEGLEIEPNWHMIFLLFQKNDTLTITEISEALQLSHPGIVKLINKMKKKGYITSITDAEDSRKQQLQLSEKAHKELPKLEAYWKAGIQTIDDLLEDNPQFMALLEKLEQKVAESNFKERTLNNYYHD, from the coding sequence ATGGAAAATGATTTTTTAATGGAAATAGGGGTCTCCGGACTTACCAGCCGCCTAAAACGGCTCAGCGACTCCCTCCTCTACAGCACCAGGGACTTCTACAATTCCGAAGGCCTGGAGATTGAGCCCAATTGGCACATGATCTTTTTGCTGTTTCAAAAGAACGACACCCTCACCATCACCGAAATTTCGGAGGCCCTACAATTGTCGCATCCCGGCATTGTCAAACTCATCAACAAGATGAAGAAAAAGGGGTATATCACCTCCATAACAGATGCCGAGGATAGCAGAAAACAACAGTTGCAATTATCGGAAAAGGCCCATAAAGAACTTCCTAAACTGGAAGCGTATTGGAAAGCAGGCATACAGACCATAGACGATCTCCTGGAAGACAACCCGCAGTTTATGGCCCTTCTGGAAAAATTGGAACAAAAAGTTGCCGAAAGCAATTTTAAGGAACGAACCCTTAACAACTATTACCATGATTGA
- a CDS encoding P-loop ATPase, Sll1717 family encodes MELFERLKFKKNPFSTFSAEQERKFLDEIFIYPNNYNSLRSDIIENRSRFIIGARGIGKTALIYKIKREIEENNVFAILIDDFEGVPVKNNKKHFLKLIINETIKLYCATISKNPNLLRNLDKNDKEKLSFIIAEFFKSLSLREYEQYYDKATKFKSKNLFKNIYNNIFNKPINLLLGGGLELASDFVRKSFGLPDSNTTGLYKNYLPELELETIRKSENPSEFLEDAKALKLIWIDLTQLINKSGFKTTTILFDRADEYTALGQGIESITTFLKDLLTDTTLLLSENYSIVIGLWDATKNDFDQLGVRFDKIKPFNINWSPKKLNEILEKRIEHFSDRKVKANDIFPEQTINKLIDLSDNSPRYLFRQLSVIYDTQNNFDSTSNSITKKAVEEGQVNYCKDFEFYAVFPSKKGSKEDILVNVNRILKIGSLEIKTKDYVDIAKVSTPTAINYIKIVQNYGLVHYIGETENGAKTYQVQNPVIKFLIEKGVKEINR; translated from the coding sequence ATGGAATTATTTGAAAGACTAAAATTTAAAAAGAATCCATTTTCTACGTTTTCCGCTGAACAAGAAAGAAAGTTTCTTGACGAAATTTTCATATATCCAAACAACTATAACAGCCTGCGATCTGACATTATTGAAAACAGAAGTAGATTTATTATTGGTGCAAGGGGAATTGGCAAAACAGCCTTAATTTATAAAATAAAACGAGAAATTGAGGAAAACAATGTTTTCGCAATACTAATTGATGATTTCGAAGGTGTTCCAGTAAAAAACAACAAGAAGCATTTCCTGAAATTGATAATAAACGAAACGATAAAGCTTTACTGTGCGACTATTTCCAAGAACCCCAACCTGCTAAGAAATCTAGACAAAAATGACAAGGAGAAATTATCATTCATTATTGCTGAGTTCTTTAAGAGCCTTAGCTTAAGAGAATACGAACAATATTATGACAAAGCAACAAAATTCAAATCAAAAAATTTATTTAAGAATATTTACAATAATATATTTAATAAGCCGATAAACCTTCTGCTTGGAGGTGGTCTCGAATTAGCTTCAGATTTTGTACGTAAATCATTTGGACTTCCAGATTCAAACACAACAGGATTATATAAAAACTACTTGCCCGAATTAGAGTTGGAGACCATTAGAAAATCAGAAAATCCTAGTGAGTTTTTGGAAGATGCTAAAGCACTTAAGTTAATATGGATTGACTTAACGCAACTTATAAACAAGTCAGGTTTTAAGACAACAACCATACTATTTGATAGGGCTGATGAGTACACAGCTTTAGGGCAAGGTATAGAATCAATAACAACATTTTTAAAAGATTTACTAACCGACACTACACTCCTTTTATCTGAAAATTATTCAATTGTTATTGGATTATGGGATGCCACTAAAAATGATTTTGACCAATTAGGAGTTCGTTTCGACAAAATCAAACCATTTAATATAAATTGGTCGCCTAAAAAGCTAAATGAAATTTTAGAAAAGCGAATTGAGCATTTCAGTGACCGTAAAGTAAAAGCGAATGATATCTTCCCTGAACAAACAATTAATAAATTAATTGATTTGAGTGATAACTCACCAAGATATTTATTTCGCCAACTTTCAGTTATTTATGACACACAAAATAATTTTGATTCTACATCAAATTCAATTACAAAAAAAGCGGTGGAAGAAGGTCAAGTAAATTATTGCAAAGACTTTGAATTTTATGCTGTCTTCCCCAGTAAAAAAGGTTCTAAAGAGGACATTTTAGTTAATGTAAATAGAATTTTGAAAATTGGCAGCTTGGAAATTAAAACAAAAGATTATGTGGATATTGCGAAAGTTAGCACACCAACAGCAATAAATTACATCAAGATAGTGCAAAATTATGGTTTAGTTCATTACATTGGGGAAACAGAAAATGGCGCAAAAACTTATCAAGTCCAAAATCCTGTGATTAAATTTTTAATAGAAAAGGGAGTCAAAGAAATTAACAGATAA